Proteins found in one bacterium genomic segment:
- the rdgB gene encoding RdgB/HAM1 family non-canonical purine NTP pyrophosphatase, producing the protein MSGAHRRPCLVLATRNPGKVREIAAVFAHLPIVLRSLADYPQIGEIPEEGKTYADNAGAKALTVAAVTGEVALADDSGVEIEALEGAPGIHSARFLGEQATDADRNARVLALLRETPDAHRTARYRAAVAVALPAGTVRIFEGTCVGRIARDPRGNGGFGYDPIFVPEEDPRTMAEVPPDVKNRLSHRGRALRLAEPYLIEILRLAGKDRQARGAK; encoded by the coding sequence GTGAGCGGGGCGCACCGCCGGCCGTGCCTGGTCCTGGCGACCCGAAACCCCGGCAAGGTCCGGGAGATCGCCGCCGTGTTCGCTCACCTGCCGATCGTCTTGCGCTCGCTCGCTGACTACCCGCAGATCGGCGAAATCCCTGAGGAGGGGAAGACCTACGCCGATAACGCCGGGGCCAAGGCCCTCACGGTGGCGGCGGTTACCGGGGAAGTCGCGCTCGCCGATGACTCCGGGGTGGAGATCGAGGCGCTAGAGGGGGCCCCTGGGATTCACTCCGCGCGCTTTCTCGGAGAGCAGGCGACGGACGCCGACCGCAACGCACGGGTCCTCGCCTTGCTGCGGGAGACCCCGGACGCCCACCGGACGGCGCGGTACCGGGCCGCGGTCGCCGTGGCGCTGCCGGCGGGCACGGTCAGGATCTTTGAAGGCACCTGTGTGGGGCGCATCGCCCGCGATCCGCGGGGGAACGGCGGGTTCGGGTACGATCCGATCTTCGTGCCGGAGGAGGACCCTAGGACGATGGCGGAGGTCCCCCCGGACGTCAAGAATCGCCTGAGCCACCGCGGCCGCGCGCTCCGGTTGGCGGAGCCGTACCTGATCGAGATCCTCCGCTTGGCGGGGAAGGATCGACAGGCCCGGGGCGCCAAATAA
- the rph gene encoding ribonuclease PH, with protein MPRGDGRQPDELRPLVLRRRFSKFAEGSVLIELGDTRVVCTASIEERVPPWLRGAGQGWLTAEYGMLPRSTHERSPRDATAGKVGGRVHEIQRLIGRSLRAVVDLERLGERTIWIDCDVLQADGGTRTASITGAFVALMDALTLLKRTNAVSKFPVREFLAATSVGIIDGAPVLDLTFAEDSRARVDMNIVMTESGKFVEIQGTGEGAAFSKAEASALMALGERGIVTLIAKQREVLADVLTAP; from the coding sequence GCAAGTTTGCGGAGGGCTCGGTGTTGATCGAATTGGGCGACACCCGCGTCGTCTGCACGGCCAGCATCGAGGAGCGCGTGCCTCCCTGGCTGCGGGGAGCCGGCCAGGGCTGGCTCACCGCCGAATACGGCATGCTGCCTCGGTCGACCCACGAGCGGAGTCCACGCGATGCGACGGCCGGAAAGGTGGGCGGCAGGGTCCACGAGATCCAGCGATTGATCGGCCGGTCGTTGCGCGCCGTCGTCGATCTCGAGCGTCTCGGTGAGCGGACGATCTGGATCGACTGCGATGTGCTGCAGGCGGACGGCGGCACCCGCACGGCGTCGATCACCGGCGCGTTCGTGGCGCTGATGGATGCCCTGACGCTGCTCAAGCGCACCAACGCCGTCTCCAAGTTCCCCGTGCGGGAGTTCCTCGCCGCGACCAGCGTCGGTATCATCGATGGGGCTCCGGTTCTCGACCTCACCTTTGCTGAAGACTCTCGCGCCCGGGTGGACATGAACATCGTCATGACGGAATCCGGGAAGTTCGTCGAGATACAAGGGACCGGCGAGGGGGCGGCGTTCAGCAAAGCGGAGGCGAGCGCCCTGATGGCCCTCGGTGAGCGAGGCATCGTCACCCTGATCGCCAAGCAGCGTGAGGTGCTCGCGGACGTCCTGACCGCTCCGTGA